The Panulirus ornatus isolate Po-2019 chromosome 55, ASM3632096v1, whole genome shotgun sequence genome has a segment encoding these proteins:
- the LOC139765506 gene encoding uncharacterized protein — MEDEVSKLREEFLQWKKAVSVSALQELRAREECSALSKERDFLAKQLRSAHTRLELVTSKLRELTQNYAAIAPVIETKNRLVEEVTRLQKDISQANKSHSEKEEELRGEVDSMRREEKEKATIAVEEERAKAREAAEEAAANLLEKETQLEAARQELTEERQSHQQGLEDLRKKHHDEQEQLQVTITRLQQNLSSRATSNMDFFANKLQATVAEFEEKLRDRESRLSQMEEELRQTREALKHQQLLSVVRGVATTSTSTPASTPVVSPAGSSTFPGAPGVLVVDDGRKDSEDDGRVKQSSPSVGRTVRSHNRTQPVLHTYRHSSSSSSSSSSRPVASRTKLSGKRKLYSGKSYLLEEGL, encoded by the exons GCTGTGAGTGTGTCGGCCCTGCAGGAGCTGAGGGCCCGCGAGGAGTGCTCGGCTCTTTCTAAGGAGAGGGACTTTTTGGCCAAGCAGCTGAGGAGCGCCCACACCCGCCTCGAACTGGTGACCTCCAAGCTCCGCGAACTGACCCAGAACTACGCAGCCATCGCCCCCGTTATTG AGACCAAGAACcgtctggtggaggaggtgacgCGGCTGCAGAAGGACATCAGTCAGGCCAACAAG AGCCACAGTGAGAAGGAAGAGGAGCTGAGGGGAGAGGTGGACTCCATGAGacgggaggaaaaggagaaggcaACCATCGCTGTGGAAGAGGAACGCGCCAAGG CCAGGGAGGCAGCGGAGGAAGCGGCGGCCAACCTGCTGGAGAAGGAGACGCAGTTGGAGGCTGCCAGGCAAGAGCTGACCGAGGAACGACAGAGCCACCAGCAAGGCCTGGAGGACCTACGCAAGAAG CACCACGACGAGCAGGAACAGCTCCAGGTCACCATAACGCGTCTGCAGCAGAACCTCTCGTCTCGCGCCACCTCCAACATGGACTTCTTCGCGAAC AAGCTGCAGGCAACCGTGGCGGAGTTCGAGGAGAAGCTCCGGGATCGCGAGTCGAGGCTGAGCCAGATGGAGGAAGAGCTGCGGCAGACGCGGGAGGCGCTGAAGCACCAGCAGCTACTGAGTGTGGTGAGGGGCGtggccaccacatccacctccacacccgCCTCCACGCCCGTGGTGTCGCCAGCTGGCTCATCCACCTTCCCTGGCGCCCCAGGGGTCTTGG TTGTGGACGACGGTAGGAAGGATTCCGAAGACGATGGTCGTGTTAAGCAGTCGTCGCCCAGTGTGGGTAGAACCGTACGCTCGCACAACCGCACCCAGCCTgtcctccacacatacagacactcctcctcctcctcctcctcctcgtcctcccggCCTGTGGCTTCACGCACCAAGCTGTCTGGCAAACGGAAGCTGTACTCCGGGAAGTCCTACTTGCTGGAAGAAGGACTTTAA